In Rana temporaria chromosome 3, aRanTem1.1, whole genome shotgun sequence, a single window of DNA contains:
- the DBN1 gene encoding drebrin isoform X6 has translation MSSVSFKTHRVELLAAYQDVIHDQNSIDWALYTYEDGTDNLMLATTGGGGLPDLSSHFENQKVMYGFCSVKEPHAMLARYVLINWVGEDVPDARKCACASHVAQVADFFQGVDVTVNASSVEDIDPMVIGQRLSNGSGHLASPVLQRLQLREDTDVGTNYQKTDAAVEMKRLNREQFWEQAKREEEERKEEERQKAVEERLRFEQERMEQERKEQEEREKRYQEREQQIEEHRKKLQDEEAEEAKKRLQSNSIFNCLFIPCQMDQRDEDEAVEQKRTESEVEEAAAIIAQRTENPREFFKQQEKATSDVNTSLLSPRPAVRSSSEAGPPRTPEKERRSSLGEEWNKGLNLDQPVQDGTWAQQGLTEDVFMETRDEDAGFPDAPQLTGCEDEAVMEMEEASLMPDVHPEPPQEASDLLDLWQNSGTQETTWTDGNLMTSQEDVQTEQKPSETEACPHVPEENLLNFEELPQPPPTFCDMEAEEDPQSIIHIEGPHQMTLSYQHALQEASCHQPELTDSLLTNGETSQREGTQASEGYFSQSQDEDFAQTDDVSAKATVPVFYNKPPEIDITCWDSDPVMEEDDEEGGGFGESA, from the exons GGCTCTCTACACATATGAGGATGGCACAGATAATCTCATGTTGGCAACAACAGGAG gtggaggtttGCCTGACCTTTCTAGCCACTTTGAGAACCAGAAAGTGATGTATGGATTCTGCAGCGTAAAAGAGCCTCATGCCATGCTTGCTCGATATGTCCTTATAAACTGG GTTGGTGAAGATGTTCCAGATGCCAGAAAATGTGCTTGTGCCAGTCATGTAGCACAAGTTGCAGACTTTTTCCAG GGGGTTGATGTCACAGTGAATGCAAGCAGCGTGGAGGATATAGATCCTATGGTTATAGGCCAGCGTCTATCCAATGGTTCTGGGCATCTTGCTAGCCCAGTTCTGCAGCGACTGCAGCTGCGGGAAGATACTGATGTG GGAACTAATTACCAGAAGACTGACGCTGCCGTGGAAATGAAACGGCTCAACAGGGAACAGTTCTGGGAGCAAGCAAAA agagaggaagaggaaaggaaggaggaggagaggcagAAAGCCGTGGAGGAGAGGCTTCGCTTTGAGCAAGAGCGCATGGAACAGGAGCGTAAAGAGCAGGAAGAGCGAGAGAAACGTTACCAGGAAAGAGAGCAGCAAATAGAGGAACACAG AAAGAAGCTTCAAGATGAAGAGGCAGAGGAGGCAAAAAAGCGTTTACAGAGCAACTCAATATTT AACTGTCTGTTTATACCCTGCCAGATGGACCAGAGAGACGAGGATGAGGCTGTCGAGCAGAAGAGGACAGAAAGCGAAGTGGAG GAGGCGGCTGCCATCATTGCACAGCGTACAGAGAACCCACGGGAATTCTTCAAACAGCAAGAGAAAGCCACATCGGATGTTAATACCTCATTGCTGTCTCCTCGGCCAG CAGTGAGAAGCTCTTCAGAAGCAGGTCCTCCTCGTACTCCTGAAAAAGAACGTCGTAGCAGTCTAGGCGAAGAATGGAACAAGGGCTTAAATTTAGACCAACCTGTCCAAGATGGTACATGGGCACAACAGGGGCTCACAGAAGATGTTTTTATGGAGACACGTGATGAGGATGCAGGCTTCCCTGATGCTCCTCAGTTGACTGGGTGTGAAGATGAAGCAGTTATGGAAATGGAGGAGGCCAGCCTGATGCCAGACGTACATCCAGAGCCACCACAGGAAGCTTCAGACCTGCTAGATCTATGGCAAAACAGCGGGACCCAAGAAACTACCTGGACAGATGGAAACTTGATGACTTCACAGGAGGACGTCCAAACAGAACAAAAACCCTCAGAAACAGAGGCCTGTCCTCATGTCCCTGAAGAGAACCTCCTGAACTTTGAGGAGCTACCACAACCACCACCCACATTCTGTGATATGGAGGCAGAGGAGGATCCCCAAAGCATCATTCACATTGAGGGTCCTCATCAGATGACTTTGAGCTATCAGCATGCACTACAAGAAGCCTCTTGCCACCAGCCAGAGCTAACAGACTCTCTTCTGACAAATGGTGAAACTTCACAGAGAGAAGGAACTCAG gcaagTGAAGGATATTTCAGCCAATCTCAAGATGAAGACTTTGCTCAGACGGATGATGTGTCAGCAAAAGCTACTGTACCAGTGTTTTACAACAAGCCACCAG AAATTGATATTACATGTTGGGACTCTGACCCTGTGATGGAAGAAGATGATGAAGAAGGAGGTGGTTTCGGTGAAAGTGCTTAG
- the DBN1 gene encoding drebrin isoform X1, with the protein MSSVSFKTHRVELLAAYQDVIHDQNSIDWALYTYEDGTDNLMLATTGGGGLPDLSSHFENQKVMYGFCSVKEPHAMLARYVLINWVGEDVPDARKCACASHVAQVADFFQGVDVTVNASSVEDIDPMVIGQRLSNGSGHLASPVLQRLQLREDTDVGTNYQKTDAAVEMKRLNREQFWEQAKREEEERKEEERQKAVEERLRFEQERMEQERKEQEEREKRYQEREQQIEEHRKKLQDEEAEEAKKRLQSNSIFMDQRDEDEAVEQKRTESEVEISSQQEAAAIIAQRTENPREFFKQQEKATSDVNTSLLSPRPAVRSSSEAGPPRTPEKERRSSLGEEWNKGLNLDQPVQDGTWAQQGLTEDVFMETRDEDAGFPDAPQLTGCEDEAVMEMEEASLMPDVHPEPPQEASDLLDLWQNSGTQETTWTDGNLMTSQEDVQTEQKPSETEACPHVPEENLLNFEELPQPPPTFCDMEAEEDPQSIIHIEGPHQMTLSYQHALQEASCHQPELTDSLLTNGETSQREGTQASEGYFSQSQDEDFAQTDDVSAKATVPVFYNKPPEIDITCWDSDPVMEEDDEEGGGFGESA; encoded by the exons GGCTCTCTACACATATGAGGATGGCACAGATAATCTCATGTTGGCAACAACAGGAG gtggaggtttGCCTGACCTTTCTAGCCACTTTGAGAACCAGAAAGTGATGTATGGATTCTGCAGCGTAAAAGAGCCTCATGCCATGCTTGCTCGATATGTCCTTATAAACTGG GTTGGTGAAGATGTTCCAGATGCCAGAAAATGTGCTTGTGCCAGTCATGTAGCACAAGTTGCAGACTTTTTCCAG GGGGTTGATGTCACAGTGAATGCAAGCAGCGTGGAGGATATAGATCCTATGGTTATAGGCCAGCGTCTATCCAATGGTTCTGGGCATCTTGCTAGCCCAGTTCTGCAGCGACTGCAGCTGCGGGAAGATACTGATGTG GGAACTAATTACCAGAAGACTGACGCTGCCGTGGAAATGAAACGGCTCAACAGGGAACAGTTCTGGGAGCAAGCAAAA agagaggaagaggaaaggaaggaggaggagaggcagAAAGCCGTGGAGGAGAGGCTTCGCTTTGAGCAAGAGCGCATGGAACAGGAGCGTAAAGAGCAGGAAGAGCGAGAGAAACGTTACCAGGAAAGAGAGCAGCAAATAGAGGAACACAG AAAGAAGCTTCAAGATGAAGAGGCAGAGGAGGCAAAAAAGCGTTTACAGAGCAACTCAATATTT ATGGACCAGAGAGACGAGGATGAGGCTGTCGAGCAGAAGAGGACAGAAAGCGAAGTGGAG ATTTCTTCTCAACAGGAGGCGGCTGCCATCATTGCACAGCGTACAGAGAACCCACGGGAATTCTTCAAACAGCAAGAGAAAGCCACATCGGATGTTAATACCTCATTGCTGTCTCCTCGGCCAG CAGTGAGAAGCTCTTCAGAAGCAGGTCCTCCTCGTACTCCTGAAAAAGAACGTCGTAGCAGTCTAGGCGAAGAATGGAACAAGGGCTTAAATTTAGACCAACCTGTCCAAGATGGTACATGGGCACAACAGGGGCTCACAGAAGATGTTTTTATGGAGACACGTGATGAGGATGCAGGCTTCCCTGATGCTCCTCAGTTGACTGGGTGTGAAGATGAAGCAGTTATGGAAATGGAGGAGGCCAGCCTGATGCCAGACGTACATCCAGAGCCACCACAGGAAGCTTCAGACCTGCTAGATCTATGGCAAAACAGCGGGACCCAAGAAACTACCTGGACAGATGGAAACTTGATGACTTCACAGGAGGACGTCCAAACAGAACAAAAACCCTCAGAAACAGAGGCCTGTCCTCATGTCCCTGAAGAGAACCTCCTGAACTTTGAGGAGCTACCACAACCACCACCCACATTCTGTGATATGGAGGCAGAGGAGGATCCCCAAAGCATCATTCACATTGAGGGTCCTCATCAGATGACTTTGAGCTATCAGCATGCACTACAAGAAGCCTCTTGCCACCAGCCAGAGCTAACAGACTCTCTTCTGACAAATGGTGAAACTTCACAGAGAGAAGGAACTCAG gcaagTGAAGGATATTTCAGCCAATCTCAAGATGAAGACTTTGCTCAGACGGATGATGTGTCAGCAAAAGCTACTGTACCAGTGTTTTACAACAAGCCACCAG AAATTGATATTACATGTTGGGACTCTGACCCTGTGATGGAAGAAGATGATGAAGAAGGAGGTGGTTTCGGTGAAAGTGCTTAG
- the DBN1 gene encoding drebrin isoform X2, producing the protein MSSVSFKTHRVELLAAYQDVIHDQNSIDWALYTYEDGTDNLMLATTGGGGLPDLSSHFENQKVMYGFCSVKEPHAMLARYVLINWVGEDVPDARKCACASHVAQVADFFQGVDVTVNASSVEDIDPMVIGQRLSNGSGHLASPVLQRLQLREDTDVGTNYQKTDAAVEMKRLNREQFWEQAKREEEERKEEERQKAVEERLRFEQERMEQERKEQEEREKRYQEREQQIEEHRKKLQDEEAEEAKKRLQSNSIFMDQRDEDEAVEQKRTESEVEEAAAIIAQRTENPREFFKQQEKATSDVNTSLLSPRPAVRSSSEAGPPRTPEKERRSSLGEEWNKGLNLDQPVQDGTWAQQGLTEDVFMETRDEDAGFPDAPQLTGCEDEAVMEMEEASLMPDVHPEPPQEASDLLDLWQNSGTQETTWTDGNLMTSQEDVQTEQKPSETEACPHVPEENLLNFEELPQPPPTFCDMEAEEDPQSIIHIEGPHQMTLSYQHALQEASCHQPELTDSLLTNGETSQREGTQASEGYFSQSQDEDFAQTDDVSAKATVPVFYNKPPEIDITCWDSDPVMEEDDEEGGGFGESA; encoded by the exons GGCTCTCTACACATATGAGGATGGCACAGATAATCTCATGTTGGCAACAACAGGAG gtggaggtttGCCTGACCTTTCTAGCCACTTTGAGAACCAGAAAGTGATGTATGGATTCTGCAGCGTAAAAGAGCCTCATGCCATGCTTGCTCGATATGTCCTTATAAACTGG GTTGGTGAAGATGTTCCAGATGCCAGAAAATGTGCTTGTGCCAGTCATGTAGCACAAGTTGCAGACTTTTTCCAG GGGGTTGATGTCACAGTGAATGCAAGCAGCGTGGAGGATATAGATCCTATGGTTATAGGCCAGCGTCTATCCAATGGTTCTGGGCATCTTGCTAGCCCAGTTCTGCAGCGACTGCAGCTGCGGGAAGATACTGATGTG GGAACTAATTACCAGAAGACTGACGCTGCCGTGGAAATGAAACGGCTCAACAGGGAACAGTTCTGGGAGCAAGCAAAA agagaggaagaggaaaggaaggaggaggagaggcagAAAGCCGTGGAGGAGAGGCTTCGCTTTGAGCAAGAGCGCATGGAACAGGAGCGTAAAGAGCAGGAAGAGCGAGAGAAACGTTACCAGGAAAGAGAGCAGCAAATAGAGGAACACAG AAAGAAGCTTCAAGATGAAGAGGCAGAGGAGGCAAAAAAGCGTTTACAGAGCAACTCAATATTT ATGGACCAGAGAGACGAGGATGAGGCTGTCGAGCAGAAGAGGACAGAAAGCGAAGTGGAG GAGGCGGCTGCCATCATTGCACAGCGTACAGAGAACCCACGGGAATTCTTCAAACAGCAAGAGAAAGCCACATCGGATGTTAATACCTCATTGCTGTCTCCTCGGCCAG CAGTGAGAAGCTCTTCAGAAGCAGGTCCTCCTCGTACTCCTGAAAAAGAACGTCGTAGCAGTCTAGGCGAAGAATGGAACAAGGGCTTAAATTTAGACCAACCTGTCCAAGATGGTACATGGGCACAACAGGGGCTCACAGAAGATGTTTTTATGGAGACACGTGATGAGGATGCAGGCTTCCCTGATGCTCCTCAGTTGACTGGGTGTGAAGATGAAGCAGTTATGGAAATGGAGGAGGCCAGCCTGATGCCAGACGTACATCCAGAGCCACCACAGGAAGCTTCAGACCTGCTAGATCTATGGCAAAACAGCGGGACCCAAGAAACTACCTGGACAGATGGAAACTTGATGACTTCACAGGAGGACGTCCAAACAGAACAAAAACCCTCAGAAACAGAGGCCTGTCCTCATGTCCCTGAAGAGAACCTCCTGAACTTTGAGGAGCTACCACAACCACCACCCACATTCTGTGATATGGAGGCAGAGGAGGATCCCCAAAGCATCATTCACATTGAGGGTCCTCATCAGATGACTTTGAGCTATCAGCATGCACTACAAGAAGCCTCTTGCCACCAGCCAGAGCTAACAGACTCTCTTCTGACAAATGGTGAAACTTCACAGAGAGAAGGAACTCAG gcaagTGAAGGATATTTCAGCCAATCTCAAGATGAAGACTTTGCTCAGACGGATGATGTGTCAGCAAAAGCTACTGTACCAGTGTTTTACAACAAGCCACCAG AAATTGATATTACATGTTGGGACTCTGACCCTGTGATGGAAGAAGATGATGAAGAAGGAGGTGGTTTCGGTGAAAGTGCTTAG
- the DBN1 gene encoding drebrin isoform X5 translates to MSSVSFKTHRVELLAAYQDVIHDQNSIDWALYTYEDGTDNLMLATTGGGGLPDLSSHFENQKVMYGFCSVKEPHAMLARYVLINWVGEDVPDARKCACASHVAQVADFFQGVDVTVNASSVEDIDPMVIGQRLSNGSGHLASPVLQRLQLREDTDVGTNYQKTDAAVEMKRLNREQFWEQAKREEEERKEEERQKAVEERLRFEQERMEQERKEQEEREKRYQEREQQIEEHRKKLQDEEAEEAKKRLQSNSIFNCLFIPCQMDQRDEDEAVEQKRTESEVEISSQQEAAAIIAQRTENPREFFKQQEKATSDVNTSLLSPRPAVRSSSEAGPPRTPEKERRSSLGEEWNKGLNLDQPVQDGTWAQQGLTEDVFMETRDEDAGFPDAPQLTGCEDEAVMEMEEASLMPDVHPEPPQEASDLLDLWQNSGTQETTWTDGNLMTSQEDVQTEQKPSETEACPHVPEENLLNFEELPQPPPTFCDMEAEEDPQSIIHIEGPHQMTLSYQHALQEASCHQPELTDSLLTNGETSQREGTQASEGYFSQSQDEDFAQTDDVSAKATVPVFYNKPPEIDITCWDSDPVMEEDDEEGGGFGESA, encoded by the exons GGCTCTCTACACATATGAGGATGGCACAGATAATCTCATGTTGGCAACAACAGGAG gtggaggtttGCCTGACCTTTCTAGCCACTTTGAGAACCAGAAAGTGATGTATGGATTCTGCAGCGTAAAAGAGCCTCATGCCATGCTTGCTCGATATGTCCTTATAAACTGG GTTGGTGAAGATGTTCCAGATGCCAGAAAATGTGCTTGTGCCAGTCATGTAGCACAAGTTGCAGACTTTTTCCAG GGGGTTGATGTCACAGTGAATGCAAGCAGCGTGGAGGATATAGATCCTATGGTTATAGGCCAGCGTCTATCCAATGGTTCTGGGCATCTTGCTAGCCCAGTTCTGCAGCGACTGCAGCTGCGGGAAGATACTGATGTG GGAACTAATTACCAGAAGACTGACGCTGCCGTGGAAATGAAACGGCTCAACAGGGAACAGTTCTGGGAGCAAGCAAAA agagaggaagaggaaaggaaggaggaggagaggcagAAAGCCGTGGAGGAGAGGCTTCGCTTTGAGCAAGAGCGCATGGAACAGGAGCGTAAAGAGCAGGAAGAGCGAGAGAAACGTTACCAGGAAAGAGAGCAGCAAATAGAGGAACACAG AAAGAAGCTTCAAGATGAAGAGGCAGAGGAGGCAAAAAAGCGTTTACAGAGCAACTCAATATTT AACTGTCTGTTTATACCCTGCCAGATGGACCAGAGAGACGAGGATGAGGCTGTCGAGCAGAAGAGGACAGAAAGCGAAGTGGAG ATTTCTTCTCAACAGGAGGCGGCTGCCATCATTGCACAGCGTACAGAGAACCCACGGGAATTCTTCAAACAGCAAGAGAAAGCCACATCGGATGTTAATACCTCATTGCTGTCTCCTCGGCCAG CAGTGAGAAGCTCTTCAGAAGCAGGTCCTCCTCGTACTCCTGAAAAAGAACGTCGTAGCAGTCTAGGCGAAGAATGGAACAAGGGCTTAAATTTAGACCAACCTGTCCAAGATGGTACATGGGCACAACAGGGGCTCACAGAAGATGTTTTTATGGAGACACGTGATGAGGATGCAGGCTTCCCTGATGCTCCTCAGTTGACTGGGTGTGAAGATGAAGCAGTTATGGAAATGGAGGAGGCCAGCCTGATGCCAGACGTACATCCAGAGCCACCACAGGAAGCTTCAGACCTGCTAGATCTATGGCAAAACAGCGGGACCCAAGAAACTACCTGGACAGATGGAAACTTGATGACTTCACAGGAGGACGTCCAAACAGAACAAAAACCCTCAGAAACAGAGGCCTGTCCTCATGTCCCTGAAGAGAACCTCCTGAACTTTGAGGAGCTACCACAACCACCACCCACATTCTGTGATATGGAGGCAGAGGAGGATCCCCAAAGCATCATTCACATTGAGGGTCCTCATCAGATGACTTTGAGCTATCAGCATGCACTACAAGAAGCCTCTTGCCACCAGCCAGAGCTAACAGACTCTCTTCTGACAAATGGTGAAACTTCACAGAGAGAAGGAACTCAG gcaagTGAAGGATATTTCAGCCAATCTCAAGATGAAGACTTTGCTCAGACGGATGATGTGTCAGCAAAAGCTACTGTACCAGTGTTTTACAACAAGCCACCAG AAATTGATATTACATGTTGGGACTCTGACCCTGTGATGGAAGAAGATGATGAAGAAGGAGGTGGTTTCGGTGAAAGTGCTTAG
- the DBN1 gene encoding drebrin isoform X3 → MLGLMGFIHLFWRALYTYEDGTDNLMLATTGGGGLPDLSSHFENQKVMYGFCSVKEPHAMLARYVLINWVGEDVPDARKCACASHVAQVADFFQGVDVTVNASSVEDIDPMVIGQRLSNGSGHLASPVLQRLQLREDTDVGTNYQKTDAAVEMKRLNREQFWEQAKREEEERKEEERQKAVEERLRFEQERMEQERKEQEEREKRYQEREQQIEEHRKKLQDEEAEEAKKRLQSNSIFNCLFIPCQMDQRDEDEAVEQKRTESEVEISSQQEAAAIIAQRTENPREFFKQQEKATSDVNTSLLSPRPAVRSSSEAGPPRTPEKERRSSLGEEWNKGLNLDQPVQDGTWAQQGLTEDVFMETRDEDAGFPDAPQLTGCEDEAVMEMEEASLMPDVHPEPPQEASDLLDLWQNSGTQETTWTDGNLMTSQEDVQTEQKPSETEACPHVPEENLLNFEELPQPPPTFCDMEAEEDPQSIIHIEGPHQMTLSYQHALQEASCHQPELTDSLLTNGETSQREGTQASEGYFSQSQDEDFAQTDDVSAKATVPVFYNKPPEIDITCWDSDPVMEEDDEEGGGFGESA, encoded by the exons GGCTCTCTACACATATGAGGATGGCACAGATAATCTCATGTTGGCAACAACAGGAG gtggaggtttGCCTGACCTTTCTAGCCACTTTGAGAACCAGAAAGTGATGTATGGATTCTGCAGCGTAAAAGAGCCTCATGCCATGCTTGCTCGATATGTCCTTATAAACTGG GTTGGTGAAGATGTTCCAGATGCCAGAAAATGTGCTTGTGCCAGTCATGTAGCACAAGTTGCAGACTTTTTCCAG GGGGTTGATGTCACAGTGAATGCAAGCAGCGTGGAGGATATAGATCCTATGGTTATAGGCCAGCGTCTATCCAATGGTTCTGGGCATCTTGCTAGCCCAGTTCTGCAGCGACTGCAGCTGCGGGAAGATACTGATGTG GGAACTAATTACCAGAAGACTGACGCTGCCGTGGAAATGAAACGGCTCAACAGGGAACAGTTCTGGGAGCAAGCAAAA agagaggaagaggaaaggaaggaggaggagaggcagAAAGCCGTGGAGGAGAGGCTTCGCTTTGAGCAAGAGCGCATGGAACAGGAGCGTAAAGAGCAGGAAGAGCGAGAGAAACGTTACCAGGAAAGAGAGCAGCAAATAGAGGAACACAG AAAGAAGCTTCAAGATGAAGAGGCAGAGGAGGCAAAAAAGCGTTTACAGAGCAACTCAATATTT AACTGTCTGTTTATACCCTGCCAGATGGACCAGAGAGACGAGGATGAGGCTGTCGAGCAGAAGAGGACAGAAAGCGAAGTGGAG ATTTCTTCTCAACAGGAGGCGGCTGCCATCATTGCACAGCGTACAGAGAACCCACGGGAATTCTTCAAACAGCAAGAGAAAGCCACATCGGATGTTAATACCTCATTGCTGTCTCCTCGGCCAG CAGTGAGAAGCTCTTCAGAAGCAGGTCCTCCTCGTACTCCTGAAAAAGAACGTCGTAGCAGTCTAGGCGAAGAATGGAACAAGGGCTTAAATTTAGACCAACCTGTCCAAGATGGTACATGGGCACAACAGGGGCTCACAGAAGATGTTTTTATGGAGACACGTGATGAGGATGCAGGCTTCCCTGATGCTCCTCAGTTGACTGGGTGTGAAGATGAAGCAGTTATGGAAATGGAGGAGGCCAGCCTGATGCCAGACGTACATCCAGAGCCACCACAGGAAGCTTCAGACCTGCTAGATCTATGGCAAAACAGCGGGACCCAAGAAACTACCTGGACAGATGGAAACTTGATGACTTCACAGGAGGACGTCCAAACAGAACAAAAACCCTCAGAAACAGAGGCCTGTCCTCATGTCCCTGAAGAGAACCTCCTGAACTTTGAGGAGCTACCACAACCACCACCCACATTCTGTGATATGGAGGCAGAGGAGGATCCCCAAAGCATCATTCACATTGAGGGTCCTCATCAGATGACTTTGAGCTATCAGCATGCACTACAAGAAGCCTCTTGCCACCAGCCAGAGCTAACAGACTCTCTTCTGACAAATGGTGAAACTTCACAGAGAGAAGGAACTCAG gcaagTGAAGGATATTTCAGCCAATCTCAAGATGAAGACTTTGCTCAGACGGATGATGTGTCAGCAAAAGCTACTGTACCAGTGTTTTACAACAAGCCACCAG AAATTGATATTACATGTTGGGACTCTGACCCTGTGATGGAAGAAGATGATGAAGAAGGAGGTGGTTTCGGTGAAAGTGCTTAG
- the DBN1 gene encoding drebrin isoform X4 — protein MPIFRALYTYEDGTDNLMLATTGGGGLPDLSSHFENQKVMYGFCSVKEPHAMLARYVLINWVGEDVPDARKCACASHVAQVADFFQGVDVTVNASSVEDIDPMVIGQRLSNGSGHLASPVLQRLQLREDTDVGTNYQKTDAAVEMKRLNREQFWEQAKREEEERKEEERQKAVEERLRFEQERMEQERKEQEEREKRYQEREQQIEEHRKKLQDEEAEEAKKRLQSNSIFNCLFIPCQMDQRDEDEAVEQKRTESEVEISSQQEAAAIIAQRTENPREFFKQQEKATSDVNTSLLSPRPAVRSSSEAGPPRTPEKERRSSLGEEWNKGLNLDQPVQDGTWAQQGLTEDVFMETRDEDAGFPDAPQLTGCEDEAVMEMEEASLMPDVHPEPPQEASDLLDLWQNSGTQETTWTDGNLMTSQEDVQTEQKPSETEACPHVPEENLLNFEELPQPPPTFCDMEAEEDPQSIIHIEGPHQMTLSYQHALQEASCHQPELTDSLLTNGETSQREGTQASEGYFSQSQDEDFAQTDDVSAKATVPVFYNKPPEIDITCWDSDPVMEEDDEEGGGFGESA, from the exons GGCTCTCTACACATATGAGGATGGCACAGATAATCTCATGTTGGCAACAACAGGAG gtggaggtttGCCTGACCTTTCTAGCCACTTTGAGAACCAGAAAGTGATGTATGGATTCTGCAGCGTAAAAGAGCCTCATGCCATGCTTGCTCGATATGTCCTTATAAACTGG GTTGGTGAAGATGTTCCAGATGCCAGAAAATGTGCTTGTGCCAGTCATGTAGCACAAGTTGCAGACTTTTTCCAG GGGGTTGATGTCACAGTGAATGCAAGCAGCGTGGAGGATATAGATCCTATGGTTATAGGCCAGCGTCTATCCAATGGTTCTGGGCATCTTGCTAGCCCAGTTCTGCAGCGACTGCAGCTGCGGGAAGATACTGATGTG GGAACTAATTACCAGAAGACTGACGCTGCCGTGGAAATGAAACGGCTCAACAGGGAACAGTTCTGGGAGCAAGCAAAA agagaggaagaggaaaggaaggaggaggagaggcagAAAGCCGTGGAGGAGAGGCTTCGCTTTGAGCAAGAGCGCATGGAACAGGAGCGTAAAGAGCAGGAAGAGCGAGAGAAACGTTACCAGGAAAGAGAGCAGCAAATAGAGGAACACAG AAAGAAGCTTCAAGATGAAGAGGCAGAGGAGGCAAAAAAGCGTTTACAGAGCAACTCAATATTT AACTGTCTGTTTATACCCTGCCAGATGGACCAGAGAGACGAGGATGAGGCTGTCGAGCAGAAGAGGACAGAAAGCGAAGTGGAG ATTTCTTCTCAACAGGAGGCGGCTGCCATCATTGCACAGCGTACAGAGAACCCACGGGAATTCTTCAAACAGCAAGAGAAAGCCACATCGGATGTTAATACCTCATTGCTGTCTCCTCGGCCAG CAGTGAGAAGCTCTTCAGAAGCAGGTCCTCCTCGTACTCCTGAAAAAGAACGTCGTAGCAGTCTAGGCGAAGAATGGAACAAGGGCTTAAATTTAGACCAACCTGTCCAAGATGGTACATGGGCACAACAGGGGCTCACAGAAGATGTTTTTATGGAGACACGTGATGAGGATGCAGGCTTCCCTGATGCTCCTCAGTTGACTGGGTGTGAAGATGAAGCAGTTATGGAAATGGAGGAGGCCAGCCTGATGCCAGACGTACATCCAGAGCCACCACAGGAAGCTTCAGACCTGCTAGATCTATGGCAAAACAGCGGGACCCAAGAAACTACCTGGACAGATGGAAACTTGATGACTTCACAGGAGGACGTCCAAACAGAACAAAAACCCTCAGAAACAGAGGCCTGTCCTCATGTCCCTGAAGAGAACCTCCTGAACTTTGAGGAGCTACCACAACCACCACCCACATTCTGTGATATGGAGGCAGAGGAGGATCCCCAAAGCATCATTCACATTGAGGGTCCTCATCAGATGACTTTGAGCTATCAGCATGCACTACAAGAAGCCTCTTGCCACCAGCCAGAGCTAACAGACTCTCTTCTGACAAATGGTGAAACTTCACAGAGAGAAGGAACTCAG gcaagTGAAGGATATTTCAGCCAATCTCAAGATGAAGACTTTGCTCAGACGGATGATGTGTCAGCAAAAGCTACTGTACCAGTGTTTTACAACAAGCCACCAG AAATTGATATTACATGTTGGGACTCTGACCCTGTGATGGAAGAAGATGATGAAGAAGGAGGTGGTTTCGGTGAAAGTGCTTAG